A single region of the Fimbriimonadaceae bacterium genome encodes:
- a CDS encoding helix-turn-helix transcriptional regulator: MLPFESLNTSVPLVYRRNLLDMETFRRMLLSREFLAENFAEPMTLAKAAEQAFFSPYHYQRLFTRAFGESPQEFLTRLRLEHAQTLLRGRDLTVSEVCLEVGYSSLGSFSTLFARKMGCPPTEFRRVFSFPGLWELKSIPGCVRAMNGLSRPEAVI; encoded by the coding sequence GTGTTGCCGTTTGAAAGCCTGAATACGAGCGTGCCGTTGGTATACCGTCGAAACCTCCTCGACATGGAGACGTTTCGGCGGATGCTCCTTTCGCGCGAGTTTTTGGCTGAGAACTTTGCAGAACCGATGACCCTAGCCAAAGCCGCAGAGCAGGCATTCTTCTCGCCCTATCACTATCAAAGGCTGTTTACACGGGCGTTTGGGGAGAGTCCGCAGGAGTTTCTGACACGCTTACGCCTGGAGCATGCCCAGACTCTTTTGCGGGGTCGTGACCTGACCGTGAGCGAGGTCTGCTTGGAGGTCGGCTACAGCAGCTTAGGATCGTTCTCTACGCTTTTCGCACGGAAAATGGGGTGTCCGCCCACCGAGTTTCGACGTGTGTTTTCTTTCCCTGGATTGTGGGAGTTGAAGAGCATCCCTGGATGCGTGCGGGCGATGAATGGGCTGTCCCGGCCTGAGGCCGTGATCTGA
- a CDS encoding VOC family protein, producing MIQRLSHVSIFVLDQDRALDFYTNKLGFTVKTDAKMGDDFRWITVTAPGQPDLEIVLMAIAPGPAFDAESAAKLRELVEAGKMGAGVWNTSDIHATYEDLKAKGVEFMKPPTEEFYGIEALFRDDSGNWFSLTQHKD from the coding sequence ATGATTCAAAGACTTTCACACGTTTCGATCTTTGTGCTCGATCAAGACCGAGCCCTCGACTTCTACACGAACAAGCTCGGATTTACCGTGAAGACCGACGCCAAGATGGGCGACGACTTTCGGTGGATCACCGTCACCGCGCCAGGTCAGCCCGATCTCGAAATCGTTCTCATGGCAATTGCCCCAGGACCGGCATTCGATGCCGAATCTGCGGCGAAACTTCGAGAGTTGGTTGAGGCGGGCAAGATGGGGGCCGGAGTGTGGAACACCTCCGACATCCACGCCACCTATGAGGATCTCAAGGCCAAGGGAGTGGAGTTTATGAAGCCGCCAACTGAGGAGTTCTACGGGATCGAAGCGCTTTTTCGTGACGACAGCGGCAACTGGTTTAGCCTCACCCAGCACAAGGACTAA
- a CDS encoding prolyl oligopeptidase family serine peptidase, which produces MAYLRFISLFLIALALPACAQRYVAKKDPTELGIPFDRYTCQDKFDRAITFYLSKPKVQDKRPLILFVQGSGGQSVWSRRDGRISGGLQNLLLSAASDAARVLIVEKPGIEFCYEPKQPGTAEGCPKEFLEEHTFERWAEANAAAVKACLAMPEIDKTKVLASGHSEGGIVAAGVAAIVPEVTHAASLAGGGPSQLFDMMQITNAEIAMKQWEEIQKDPMSTEKFVWAHPHRRWSTFLATSPIEQLLKSKAKILLVQGTKDRAVWPTTIDIAEAELLSHNREVKAVRLENADHGFARPGMEPADGFRNVFRLMLEWFLPKPD; this is translated from the coding sequence ATGGCTTACCTACGATTTATTTCGTTGTTTCTGATCGCCCTTGCTTTACCAGCCTGCGCACAGAGATATGTCGCCAAGAAAGATCCCACAGAGCTTGGCATCCCCTTTGACCGTTACACGTGCCAAGACAAATTCGACCGAGCCATCACCTTCTATCTCTCAAAGCCCAAAGTGCAGGACAAGAGGCCTCTGATTCTATTTGTACAAGGGTCGGGCGGGCAGTCGGTATGGAGCAGGCGCGACGGAAGAATCAGTGGCGGCCTCCAGAACCTGCTTCTCAGTGCAGCCTCAGACGCAGCCCGTGTGCTGATCGTCGAAAAGCCAGGAATCGAGTTTTGCTATGAGCCCAAGCAGCCCGGCACCGCTGAAGGCTGTCCCAAGGAGTTCCTCGAAGAGCACACATTCGAGCGCTGGGCAGAGGCTAATGCGGCGGCTGTCAAAGCGTGCTTGGCGATGCCGGAAATCGACAAGACGAAGGTGTTGGCGAGTGGGCACTCCGAAGGCGGGATCGTTGCGGCGGGTGTTGCTGCCATCGTTCCTGAGGTCACCCACGCGGCTTCACTCGCGGGTGGTGGGCCGTCCCAACTCTTCGACATGATGCAGATCACGAACGCTGAGATTGCCATGAAGCAGTGGGAAGAGATTCAGAAAGACCCGATGAGCACCGAAAAGTTTGTTTGGGCTCATCCCCATCGCCGCTGGTCCACCTTCCTAGCCACCTCGCCTATTGAGCAATTGCTAAAATCAAAAGCCAAGATTCTGCTTGTCCAGGGCACCAAAGATCGCGCGGTCTGGCCCACGACCATCGACATCGCGGAGGCCGAACTGCTGAGCCACAATCGGGAAGTAAAGGCTGTCCGCCTCGAAAACGCCGATCATGGCTTCGCCCGTCCCGGCATGGAGCCAGCGGACGGGTTTCGCAACGTGTTCAGATTGATGCTGGAGTGGTTCCTGCCAAAGCCGGATTAG